A DNA window from Fragaria vesca subsp. vesca linkage group LG3, FraVesHawaii_1.0, whole genome shotgun sequence contains the following coding sequences:
- the LOC101300328 gene encoding uncharacterized protein LOC101300328 has product MPKASYTVHPQVFQWFGNVKYPYGYAGNIAQCVKMGENKISGLKTHDCHVLLQRLLPVVIRTYLQSDVVDTLVVLSKFFQRICAKELKKSDVRSLQEDIVYIMCKLERIFPPAFFDIMIHLMIHFPEQVLLTGPVQYTWCYPNESAYLNDKDTVGESSGAGSSQQFNLSVVSNDVQPYGRLSNSERLSDAEIKEAHWCVLQHCEEAKRYFKSYLLRQNGNEAIHKRDFPDYFPIWLHSLAEGPQSHGVHAGCFVNGVKFVTSERDEGHVTQNNGVMVEGLGFNYYGVLISVIELIYGKGMPVVLFKCKWFNTDPTRRRSTILDHGLLSVDSNSVWYENEPFILVTMAKQVFYLDDPAMGEGWKVVQVMSHRNIWSAATLGGEDDESGPSYLPITPSELNSLQRRNPDPNHDDDGFIDDEYIEDDEYSDQTKEDDDSDDSDYHEYD; this is encoded by the exons ATGCCGAAAGCAAGCTACACCGTCCATCCTCAAGTGTTTCAGTGGTTTGGAAACGTTAAGTATCCTTACGGGTATGCAGGGAATATCGCTCAATGTGTTAAGATGGGGGAAAATAAGATTAGTGGGTTGAAGACTCATGACTGTCATGTTTTGCTGCAACGTCTTCTTCCCGTGGTCATTAGAACGTATTTGCAGAGTGATGTGGTTGACACGTTAGTGGTTTTGTCAAAGTTCTTTCAGAGGATATGCGCTAAAGAGCTTAAAAAATCTGACGTTCGGTCATTGCAAGAAGACATCGTGTACATCATGTGCAAGCTGGAGAGGATCTTTCCCCCAGCTTTCTTTGACATCATGATTCACCTCATGATCCACTTTCCCGAACAAGTATTGCTTACTGGTCCGGTACAGTATACCTGGTGCTATCCAAATGAGAG CGCATATCTTAATGATAAAGACACAGTAGGGGAATCATCTGGAGCAGGTAGTAGCCAGCAATTCAATCTATCAGTTGTTTCCAACGATGTTCAACCGTATGGCAGGCTAAGTAATTCTGAAAGATTAAGTGATGCTGAGATCAAAGAGGCTCATTGGTGTGTCCTTCAACATTGCGAAGAAGCCAAGCGGTACTTCAAGTCCTATTTACTAAGGCAGAATGGTAACGAAGCCATACATAAGAGAGATTTTCCTGATTACTTCCCTATTTGG TTGCACTCGTTGGCTGAAGGACCCCAAAGCCACGGAGTTCATGCTGGATGTTTTGTGAACGGTGTTAAGTTTGTGACGTCAGAACGAGATGAAGGCCATGTCACCCAAAACAATGGAGTCATGGTCGAGGGTTTGGGTTTCAACTACTACGGGGTTCTTATCAGTGTCATCGAACTAATCTATGGTAAGGGTATGCCTGTTGTGTTGTTCAAGTGCAAATGGTTCAATACTGACCCAACCAGACGGAGGAGTACAATTCTGGATCATGGCTTGTTATCAGTAGATTCAAACAGTGTATGGTATGAGAATGAGCCGTTTATTCTTGTCACCATGGCGAAACAAGTGTTTTATCTTGATGATCCGGCTATGGGTGAGGGTTGGAAAGTGGTGCAGGTGATGTCACATAGGAATATTTGGAGTGCAGCTACACTAGGAGGGGAGGATGATGAGAGTGGGCCCA GTTACCTTCCAATTACACCATCTGAACTGAACTCGCTACAACGTCGCAACCCCGACCCCAATCATGATGACGACGGCTTCATAGATGACGAATACATAGAGGATGATGAGTATTCTGACCAAACTAAGGAGGATGATGATTCGGACGACTCAGATTATCATGAGTACGATTAA